The following coding sequences lie in one Myxococcus xanthus genomic window:
- a CDS encoding serine protease: MRIPRTDARRKLLGALLCTFSVAACGPAQEGEPAGSGSTEQPVVYGNDDRMDVYAHPDATLRQYAMQASAVMVDPFEIDDSDPNNVVFDSPTLGEYVNLCPGQRFIDDPSPGYCSGTLIDDDLLLTAGHCVESAADCRDFKWAFNFYRPDANSVQTMTTQDIFSCKEIVVRRDNTSSGRTLDYAIIRLDRSAAPRFTPAPIRPGNAALTVGANVAVIGSGSGIPLKIDSGGSVRNGRASTLDYFVATTDTFGGNSGSAVYDMSSHTIAGILVRGTTDYVYQGSCRVVNQCAENGCSGEDITYVRPAIDAFCAANTSVRLCNTTPPPPTSFDFTASNTANATVNTTRHTVELTAGQSITVGTCGLTGASSTGDTWLRVNGPSGIEVASNDDGCATGRGSNVTFTAGAAGNYEIIAGCYDNTSCSGTVKWTIGTATPPATSGTFSYSSVNSDSARQNTTNENVTLTAGQRLSFGTCNVTGASGTGDSFIRLYNAAGTQVKFNDDGAGCGSLSHATYTVPAGAGGTYQIRAGCYGNTSCSGTVGWTVQ, encoded by the coding sequence ATGCGTATCCCCCGGACCGACGCCCGCAGGAAGCTGCTCGGCGCGCTGTTGTGTACCTTCTCCGTCGCGGCCTGTGGACCGGCCCAGGAGGGCGAGCCCGCCGGCAGCGGCTCCACCGAGCAGCCCGTCGTCTATGGCAACGACGACCGGATGGACGTGTACGCGCACCCCGACGCCACCCTGCGGCAGTACGCCATGCAGGCCAGCGCCGTCATGGTCGACCCGTTCGAGATTGACGACTCGGACCCCAACAACGTCGTCTTCGACAGCCCCACCCTGGGCGAATACGTCAACCTCTGCCCGGGCCAGCGCTTCATCGACGACCCGTCGCCCGGCTACTGCTCGGGCACGCTCATCGACGATGACCTCCTGCTGACCGCCGGCCACTGCGTGGAAAGCGCGGCCGACTGCAGGGACTTCAAGTGGGCCTTCAACTTCTACCGGCCTGACGCGAACTCGGTGCAGACCATGACCACGCAGGACATCTTCAGCTGCAAGGAGATTGTCGTGCGGCGGGATAACACCTCCAGCGGCCGCACGCTGGACTACGCCATCATCCGCCTGGACCGTTCGGCGGCGCCGCGCTTCACGCCCGCGCCCATCCGCCCGGGCAACGCCGCCCTGACGGTGGGCGCCAACGTGGCCGTCATCGGCTCGGGCAGCGGCATCCCGCTCAAGATTGACTCGGGCGGCAGCGTTCGCAACGGCCGCGCCAGCACGCTGGACTACTTCGTCGCCACCACCGACACCTTCGGCGGTAACTCCGGTTCGGCCGTCTACGACATGTCGAGCCACACCATCGCCGGCATCCTGGTGCGCGGCACGACGGACTACGTCTACCAGGGCAGCTGCCGCGTCGTGAACCAGTGCGCGGAGAACGGGTGCAGCGGCGAGGACATCACCTACGTCCGCCCGGCCATCGATGCGTTCTGCGCCGCCAACACCAGCGTCCGGCTGTGCAACACCACGCCGCCGCCGCCGACGTCCTTCGACTTCACGGCCAGCAACACCGCCAACGCCACCGTGAACACCACCCGCCACACGGTGGAGCTCACCGCCGGCCAGAGCATCACCGTGGGCACCTGCGGCCTGACGGGCGCCAGCTCCACCGGTGACACGTGGCTGCGCGTCAATGGCCCCAGCGGCATCGAGGTCGCCTCCAACGATGATGGCTGCGCCACGGGCCGCGGCTCCAACGTGACTTTCACGGCCGGCGCGGCTGGGAACTACGAAATCATCGCGGGCTGCTACGACAACACCAGCTGCAGCGGCACGGTGAAGTGGACCATTGGCACGGCGACCCCGCCGGCCACCTCCGGCACGTTCAGCTACAGCTCGGTCAACTCCGACAGCGCGCGGCAGAACACCACCAACGAGAACGTCACCCTCACGGCTGGCCAGCGCCTCTCCTTCGGCACCTGCAACGTGACGGGCGCCTCCGGCACGGGTGACTCGTTCATCCGCCTGTACAACGCCGCTGGCACGCAGGTGAAGTTCAACGACGACGGCGCCGGCTGCGGCTCGCTGTCCCACGCCACCTACACGGTGCCGGCGGGCGCGGGCGGCACGTATCAGATCCGCGCCGGCTGCTACGGCAACACCAGCTGCAGCGGCACGGTGGGCTGGACCGTCCAGTAA